The Nitratidesulfovibrio sp. SRB-5 genome includes a window with the following:
- a CDS encoding LPS-assembly protein LptD — MTDGRLRPLAGFAAYVFLLLSGLLFAGGAHAAQPPQPNVLQMRTEDDREVTWNLTADSVTSQNDSKIIEAEGRVALRRGQDYLKADYIRYYSATNWVYLKGNVEVHFGKDDIAAEEAEFDLRSHTGWMKNGRIFMGEPHAYFAGERIDKNWGDLYTFTNAKITVCDGDTPAWSLTAEEAVVEIDGYARLWRSNFQVKNNDVAYSPYFVMPAKRTRQSGFLMPQYGISSRDGFYYNQPYYWVLNETSDVTLNEYFMSERGFMHGVEYRSRPTTDQTAWLRLDWLYDNKVVDSDGDDPIDSGDGLIRTNQERYWLRGMFEQRLGDPRWRLKGDLDYVSDQNYLREFKRGLGGFNDSRDNLFTLFGRDINERDRYRTSQVMLTRDWDRVSVALGGRYDQDPELGNGNHSYSSDSLPQRLPEADVYLHRGALFEELPLEVQASAQSVYFHRRNGTQGARHDVHPQVVLPVNGKYGSVISSVGLRQTVYDTERRESLPGDGGDSSGDSRTLPDYNIAASTEVARVYRIESAPLTLTAENAGQSRWTGIRHAVQPRVEYNNLPLLDQDDNPRYDGDDRIGARNELVYSITNVFTRKREMVRMKTNDEGVAEPDLGTDYLEFLRFKLQSGYDIREATRDEDLDTYGRRPVLDYRAEVQYFPVAWLSWRSITAWSPYTGDVTQHDHGLTLIDANRGQLTLGYNWRSSLDEYNRKRDYDINALYLRGEASVWGPWSVGGEYRVDIEQGRDLERIFDIIYTHQCFKLIGRTTVDREEERYEVLVVLPGLSE, encoded by the coding sequence ATGACAGACGGCAGACTCCGCCCGCTCGCCGGGTTCGCGGCATATGTGTTCCTGCTGCTTTCCGGCCTCCTGTTCGCGGGCGGGGCGCACGCCGCCCAGCCGCCGCAGCCCAACGTGTTGCAGATGCGCACGGAGGATGACCGCGAGGTGACCTGGAACCTCACGGCCGATTCCGTCACGTCGCAGAACGACAGCAAGATCATCGAGGCCGAGGGCCGCGTGGCCCTGCGGCGCGGCCAGGACTACCTGAAGGCCGACTACATCCGCTATTATTCCGCCACCAACTGGGTGTACCTGAAGGGCAACGTCGAGGTGCACTTCGGCAAGGACGACATTGCCGCCGAAGAAGCGGAATTCGACCTGCGCAGCCACACCGGCTGGATGAAGAATGGCCGCATCTTCATGGGCGAACCCCACGCCTATTTTGCGGGCGAGCGCATCGACAAGAACTGGGGCGACCTCTACACCTTCACCAACGCCAAGATCACCGTGTGCGACGGCGATACCCCGGCCTGGTCGCTGACCGCCGAGGAAGCCGTGGTCGAAATCGACGGCTACGCCCGCCTGTGGCGTTCGAATTTTCAGGTGAAGAACAACGACGTCGCCTATTCCCCCTACTTCGTCATGCCCGCCAAGCGCACCCGCCAGTCGGGCTTCCTGATGCCGCAGTACGGCATCAGCTCTCGCGACGGTTTCTACTACAACCAGCCGTACTACTGGGTGCTGAACGAAACCAGCGACGTGACCCTGAACGAGTACTTCATGTCCGAGCGCGGGTTCATGCACGGCGTGGAGTACCGCTCGCGGCCCACCACGGACCAGACCGCCTGGCTGCGCCTGGACTGGCTGTACGACAACAAGGTGGTCGACAGCGACGGCGACGACCCCATCGACAGCGGCGACGGCCTGATCCGCACCAATCAGGAACGGTACTGGCTGCGCGGCATGTTCGAACAGCGCCTTGGCGACCCGCGCTGGCGGCTCAAGGGCGACCTGGACTACGTGTCCGACCAGAACTACCTGCGCGAGTTCAAGCGGGGGCTTGGCGGATTCAACGATTCGCGCGACAACCTGTTCACCCTGTTCGGTCGCGACATCAACGAGCGTGACCGCTACCGCACCAGCCAGGTCATGCTGACCCGCGACTGGGACCGCGTTTCCGTGGCCCTGGGCGGCCGGTACGATCAGGATCCGGAGCTGGGCAACGGCAACCATTCCTATTCGTCCGATTCGCTGCCCCAGCGCCTGCCCGAGGCCGACGTGTACCTGCACCGGGGCGCCCTGTTCGAGGAACTGCCGCTGGAAGTGCAGGCCTCGGCGCAGTCGGTGTACTTCCACCGCCGCAACGGCACCCAGGGGGCGCGGCACGACGTGCACCCGCAGGTGGTGCTGCCGGTGAACGGCAAGTACGGCTCGGTGATCTCTTCCGTGGGCCTGCGCCAGACCGTGTACGACACGGAACGCCGCGAGAGCCTGCCCGGTGACGGCGGCGATTCCTCCGGCGATTCCCGCACCCTGCCGGATTACAACATCGCCGCATCGACGGAAGTGGCCCGCGTCTACCGGATCGAAAGCGCGCCGCTTACCCTGACCGCCGAGAATGCAGGGCAAAGCCGTTGGACCGGCATCCGCCATGCGGTGCAGCCGCGCGTGGAGTACAACAACCTTCCGCTGCTGGATCAGGACGACAATCCCCGCTACGACGGCGACGACCGCATCGGCGCACGCAACGAACTGGTCTACTCCATCACCAACGTATTCACGCGCAAGCGCGAAATGGTGCGGATGAAGACCAACGACGAGGGCGTGGCGGAACCGGATCTGGGCACCGACTACCTGGAGTTCCTGCGGTTCAAGCTGCAAAGCGGCTATGACATCCGCGAGGCCACCCGCGACGAGGATCTTGATACCTACGGGCGCCGCCCGGTGCTCGACTACCGGGCCGAGGTGCAATACTTCCCGGTGGCGTGGTTGTCCTGGCGCAGCATTACCGCATGGTCGCCCTATACCGGCGATGTCACCCAGCACGACCACGGCCTGACCCTCATCGATGCCAACAGGGGACAACTGACCCTGGGCTACAACTGGCGCTCAAGTCTCGACGAGTACAACAGGAAGCGCGACTACGACATCAACGCGTTGTACCTGCGCGGAGAAGCTTCCGTGTGGGGGCCGTGGAGCGTGGGCGGCGAGTATCGCGTGGACATCGAGCAAGGTCGCGACCTGGAGCGGATTTTCGACATCATCTACACGCACCAGTGTTTCAAGCTCATCGGCCGGACCACGGTGGACCGGGAGGAAGAACGCTACGAGGTGCTGGTGGTGTTGCCGGGCCTCAGCGAGTAG
- the queF gene encoding preQ(1) synthase, which yields MTKKSESPASGTASGTASDTANAAYTRSQDQTGHLRTLGVKAEYPHAGPGPHILEAFPNNFPDRPYIVSIAFPEFTSLCPVTGQPDFATIVTEYIPDQRCVESKSFKLYMFAYRNHQSFMETITNTVLDHMTEALDPLWCRVKGLFTPRGGTHLHVFAERFKQVEEPRAAMVREMVSEWKRESGRHTV from the coding sequence ATGACCAAGAAGTCCGAATCCCCCGCGTCCGGTACCGCATCGGGCACCGCATCAGATACCGCCAACGCCGCCTATACCCGCAGCCAGGACCAGACCGGGCACCTGCGCACGCTGGGCGTGAAGGCGGAATATCCGCACGCGGGCCCCGGCCCGCACATTCTGGAAGCCTTTCCCAACAACTTCCCGGACCGGCCCTACATCGTGAGCATCGCCTTTCCGGAATTCACCTCTCTGTGCCCGGTGACCGGCCAGCCGGACTTCGCCACCATCGTCACCGAATACATCCCCGACCAGCGTTGCGTGGAATCGAAAAGCTTCAAGCTGTACATGTTCGCCTACCGCAACCACCAGTCGTTCATGGAAACCATCACCAATACCGTGCTCGACCACATGACCGAGGCGCTGGACCCGCTGTGGTGCCGGGTGAAGGGGCTGTTCACCCCGCGCGGCGGCACCCACCTGCACGTGTTCGCCGAGCGCTTCAAGCAGGTGGAGGAACCGCGCGCGGCCATGGTGCGCGAAATGGTATCGGAGTGGAAACGCGAAAGCGGACGGCATACCGTGTAG
- a CDS encoding NAD-glutamate dehydrogenase domain-containing protein yields the protein MAESHAKGVEEALSLVKGGLGGIADQVVPWFFANMPDYYLRTHSVTEQVHHLQAIISGRVVTDNHAVRLASPDGRKITYISPFASRDLHGILAGLLGEHIETARIYTTADGQLGLNEFLLAPQPRAGSLRTGDGGDGGDLFSAALDAMRASGELPETDMTAFAAFLAAANAEYVEKFDPVRAARHFRLLREIGGGDDTGLLIEQCSAPTIPAAPAASEAAGGAGGVGTVLSAEPCDIRRETRIVVAMRHPPATGLLLQIARIMRRLDITVHRSYADTFADESGETAIMSFYVSHKGDLILDDSALWKNLRKKLRLVKWFAPHELEILADEESWPIKRIMLLQAACGFAHVFLAKDNQWAFSTQNVVRIVLARRAETAALVDWFEARFDPTLGDREATARRLEADATDAVNAVADERERAVLLMIQRFFRHVLRTNYFLDTIYGLSFRLDPEFLPPAYRYEGEELPFGIFFFHTPGGLGFHIRYRDMARGGVRVVPTRTQEQFELESNRLYDEVKGLAYAQQVKNKDIPEGGAKAVILLGPLGDVGLAVASVINSLLDVVLPGQDTPALPGVVDYLGREEIIYCGPDENIQPAHIAWMVERARQRGYRWPSAFMSSKAGAGINHKQYGVTSIGVMVFAEEMLRHLGIDPFSQPFTVKITGGPKGDVAGNLMRLMFEAYGDNVRIVAVSDGHGGAWDPDGLDRAELLRLVDAQRSISAFDPARLRGEGAWVAVSDTPEGVRRRNTLHNTAHADIFIPAGGRPDTINTRNWHDFFDRGGVPTARAVIEGANLFVAPEARKRLAERGVLVVHGSSANKTGVICSSYEVLGGLVMTDEEFIAHKDRFVAEVLDILRVRARDEARLLLAEIRRCDGCKALHEISVDVSLEMNAVADALYAALVARGEPVEADPALRQVLLGYLPPVLVERFPERIFERIPLRHQYALVAAHTASRIVYAEGAGWLAPLARQRDAESVARAWLREDGRIRDLIAAVSRSGLPEAGAVVHLLERGARKRATEEALGLE from the coding sequence ATGGCCGAGTCCCATGCCAAAGGAGTGGAAGAAGCGCTCTCGCTCGTCAAGGGCGGGCTTGGCGGCATTGCCGATCAGGTGGTGCCGTGGTTTTTTGCCAACATGCCGGATTACTACCTGCGCACCCATTCGGTGACCGAGCAGGTGCACCACCTGCAAGCCATCATCTCGGGCCGGGTGGTCACGGACAACCACGCGGTGCGCTTGGCCAGCCCGGATGGTCGCAAGATCACCTATATTTCCCCTTTCGCCTCGCGCGACCTGCACGGCATCCTGGCCGGCCTGCTGGGCGAGCACATCGAAACCGCGCGCATCTACACCACGGCAGACGGGCAACTGGGCCTGAACGAATTCCTGCTGGCCCCGCAGCCCCGCGCGGGCAGCCTGCGCACCGGTGACGGTGGCGATGGCGGCGACCTGTTCAGCGCCGCCCTGGACGCCATGCGCGCCAGCGGCGAACTGCCGGAAACGGACATGACCGCCTTTGCCGCGTTTCTGGCCGCCGCCAACGCGGAATACGTGGAAAAGTTCGACCCGGTGCGGGCGGCCCGCCACTTCCGGCTGCTGCGCGAGATAGGCGGCGGCGACGATACCGGGCTGCTCATCGAGCAGTGTTCGGCCCCGACCATACCCGCCGCGCCCGCCGCGTCCGAAGCCGCCGGGGGGGCTGGCGGCGTCGGGACCGTGCTGTCCGCGGAGCCCTGCGACATCCGGCGCGAAACGCGCATCGTGGTGGCCATGCGCCATCCCCCGGCCACGGGCCTGCTGCTGCAAATCGCCCGGATCATGCGCCGCCTGGACATCACCGTGCACCGCTCCTACGCGGACACCTTCGCCGACGAGTCGGGCGAAACGGCCATAATGAGCTTCTACGTGTCGCACAAGGGCGACCTGATCCTGGACGATTCCGCCCTGTGGAAGAACCTGCGCAAGAAGCTGCGCCTGGTAAAGTGGTTCGCCCCGCACGAACTGGAAATCCTGGCCGACGAGGAATCCTGGCCCATCAAGCGCATCATGCTGTTGCAGGCGGCCTGCGGCTTTGCCCACGTGTTCCTGGCCAAGGACAACCAGTGGGCCTTCAGCACCCAGAACGTGGTGCGCATCGTGCTGGCCCGCCGGGCCGAAACCGCCGCGCTGGTGGACTGGTTCGAGGCTCGCTTCGACCCCACCCTGGGCGACCGCGAGGCGACCGCGCGCAGGCTGGAGGCCGACGCGACCGACGCCGTGAACGCGGTGGCCGACGAGCGCGAGCGCGCCGTGCTGCTGATGATCCAGCGTTTCTTCCGCCATGTGCTGCGCACCAACTACTTCCTCGATACCATCTACGGTTTGTCCTTCCGGCTGGACCCGGAATTCCTGCCCCCGGCCTACCGCTACGAAGGGGAGGAACTGCCCTTCGGCATCTTCTTCTTCCACACGCCGGGGGGGCTGGGCTTTCACATCCGCTACCGCGACATGGCGCGCGGCGGCGTGCGCGTGGTGCCCACCCGCACCCAGGAGCAGTTCGAGTTGGAATCGAACCGCCTGTATGACGAGGTGAAGGGGCTGGCCTACGCCCAGCAGGTCAAGAACAAGGACATCCCCGAGGGCGGGGCCAAGGCGGTCATCCTGCTGGGGCCGCTGGGCGACGTGGGGCTGGCCGTGGCCTCGGTAATCAATTCGCTGCTGGACGTGGTGCTGCCCGGACAGGACACCCCGGCCCTGCCCGGCGTGGTGGATTACCTGGGCCGCGAGGAAATCATCTATTGCGGCCCGGACGAGAACATCCAGCCCGCGCACATCGCCTGGATGGTGGAACGCGCCCGCCAGCGCGGCTACCGCTGGCCCTCTGCGTTCATGAGTTCCAAGGCCGGGGCGGGCATCAACCACAAGCAGTACGGCGTCACCAGCATCGGGGTGATGGTCTTTGCCGAGGAAATGCTGCGGCACCTCGGCATCGATCCCTTCTCCCAGCCGTTCACGGTGAAGATCACCGGCGGCCCCAAGGGCGACGTGGCGGGCAACCTGATGCGTCTGATGTTCGAGGCTTACGGCGACAACGTGCGCATCGTTGCCGTCAGCGACGGGCACGGCGGGGCCTGGGATCCGGACGGTCTGGACCGGGCCGAACTGCTGCGTCTGGTGGACGCGCAGCGCAGCATCAGCGCCTTCGACCCGGCCCGGCTGCGCGGCGAGGGGGCGTGGGTGGCCGTGTCCGACACCCCGGAAGGGGTGCGCCGCCGCAACACCCTGCACAACACCGCCCACGCCGATATCTTCATCCCCGCCGGGGGGCGGCCCGACACCATCAATACCCGCAACTGGCACGACTTCTTTGACCGGGGCGGGGTGCCCACGGCGCGCGCCGTCATCGAGGGGGCCAACCTGTTCGTGGCGCCGGAGGCGCGCAAGCGCCTGGCCGAACGGGGGGTGCTGGTGGTGCACGGCTCGTCGGCCAACAAGACCGGGGTCATCTGCTCCTCGTACGAGGTGCTGGGCGGGCTGGTCATGACCGACGAGGAATTCATCGCCCACAAGGACCGCTTCGTGGCAGAGGTGCTGGACATCCTGCGGGTGCGCGCCCGCGACGAGGCGCGCCTGCTGCTGGCCGAAATACGCCGCTGCGACGGCTGCAAGGCCCTGCACGAGATTTCCGTGGACGTCTCGCTGGAGATGAACGCCGTGGCCGATGCGCTGTACGCGGCGCTGGTGGCGCGCGGCGAACCGGTGGAGGCGGACCCCGCCCTGCGACAGGTGTTGCTGGGCTATCTGCCGCCGGTGCTGGTGGAGCGCTTTCCCGAGCGGATATTCGAACGCATCCCGCTGCGCCACCAGTACGCGCTGGTGGCCGCGCACACGGCTTCGCGCATCGTCTACGCGGAAGGCGCGGGCTGGCTGGCCCCGCTGGCGCGCCAGCGCGATGCCGAAAGCGTGGCCCGGGCCTGGCTGCGCGAGGACGGGCGCATCCGCGACCTGATCGCGGCGGTGTCGCGCAGCGGACTGCCGGAAGCCGGGGCCGTGGTGCACCTGCTGGAGCGCGGCGCGCGCAAGCGGGCCACGGAAGAAGCGCTGGGGCTGGAATGA
- a CDS encoding transporter substrate-binding domain-containing protein: MKLFKLLAAMLLAVLVAAPAMAADIELAKKSTLNEIMARGELRVGFDAGYMPFEMTDKNGNYVGFDIDLAKELAKAMGVKFVPVNTDFDGMIPALLSDKFDIIISGMTVTQERNLRINFANPYIVVGQSVIVSKKHEGKVKTWEDLNKPEYTVVSRLGTTGEEAAKRMLPKAKYKSFEKEADGALEVINGKADAWVYDMPFNVVFMAEQGKGKAIHLDKPFTYEPLGFGIKKGDPDFLNFLDNFLSQIKNDGRYDRIYNKWMKSTEWRAQVQ, translated from the coding sequence ATGAAACTGTTCAAGCTGCTGGCCGCCATGCTGCTGGCCGTGCTCGTCGCCGCGCCTGCCATGGCCGCCGACATCGAGCTGGCCAAGAAATCCACCCTCAACGAAATCATGGCGCGCGGCGAACTGCGCGTCGGCTTCGACGCGGGCTACATGCCCTTCGAAATGACCGACAAGAACGGCAACTACGTCGGCTTCGACATCGACCTGGCCAAGGAACTGGCCAAGGCCATGGGCGTGAAGTTCGTACCCGTGAACACCGACTTCGACGGCATGATCCCGGCCCTGCTCAGCGACAAGTTCGACATCATCATCAGCGGCATGACCGTGACCCAGGAGCGCAACCTGCGCATCAACTTCGCCAACCCGTACATCGTGGTCGGCCAGTCGGTCATCGTCAGCAAGAAGCATGAAGGCAAGGTCAAGACCTGGGAAGACCTGAACAAGCCCGAATACACCGTGGTTTCGCGCCTTGGCACCACCGGCGAGGAAGCCGCCAAGCGCATGCTGCCCAAGGCCAAGTACAAGTCCTTCGAAAAGGAAGCCGACGGCGCGCTGGAAGTCATCAACGGCAAGGCCGACGCCTGGGTGTACGACATGCCTTTCAACGTGGTGTTCATGGCCGAGCAGGGCAAGGGCAAGGCCATTCACCTGGACAAGCCCTTCACCTACGAGCCGCTGGGCTTCGGCATCAAGAAGGGTGACCCCGACTTCCTGAACTTCCTGGACAACTTCCTGAGCCAGATCAAGAACGACGGCCGTTACGACCGCATCTACAACAAGTGGATGAAGTCCACCGAGTGGCGCGCCCAGGTCCAGTAG
- a CDS encoding amino acid ABC transporter permease (The N-terminal region of this protein, as described by TIGR01726, is a three transmembrane segment that identifies a subfamily of ABC transporter permease subunits, which specificities that include histidine, arginine, glutamine, glutamate, L-cystine (sic), the opines (in Agrobacterium) octopine and nopaline, etc.), protein MTQYRGLDKPKGRGFFLFWKAMFVAAMLALVAFFWVASSSVEYIWRWNRVPQYFWVNEAADVRAEAEGDVTIIDRQGNEQRVVVRDASGEEHTHLLPGESKVLVSSGDFAYRGDVLGRYQLNRPGILLEGLWITLEVSVLAIIGGIVIGVVTGLCRISINPMLRWGAIAYIEIIRGSPLLVQIFLWYFVVGTLINALLEHVGLGGISPLWYGVMALALFTGAYVAEIVRAGIQSVHRGQMEAARSLGMNYAQAMRKVILPQAFRRIMPPLAGQFISLIKDSSLLGVIAIRELTKATREVVTTSLQPFELWIVCAVLYLVLTFTLSLFVQYLERRAIR, encoded by the coding sequence ATGACGCAGTACAGAGGGCTGGACAAGCCCAAGGGCAGGGGTTTCTTCCTGTTCTGGAAAGCCATGTTCGTGGCGGCCATGCTGGCGCTGGTGGCGTTCTTCTGGGTCGCCTCCTCGTCGGTGGAATACATCTGGCGCTGGAACCGCGTGCCCCAGTATTTCTGGGTGAACGAGGCGGCGGACGTGCGCGCCGAGGCGGAAGGCGATGTCACCATCATCGACCGACAGGGCAACGAACAGCGCGTGGTGGTGCGCGACGCCTCCGGCGAGGAACACACCCACCTGCTGCCCGGCGAAAGCAAGGTGCTGGTGTCTTCCGGCGACTTCGCCTACAGGGGCGACGTGCTGGGGCGCTACCAGCTGAACAGGCCCGGCATCCTGCTGGAAGGCTTGTGGATCACCCTTGAGGTCAGTGTGCTGGCCATCATCGGCGGCATCGTCATCGGGGTGGTCACGGGGCTGTGCCGCATCTCCATCAACCCCATGCTGCGCTGGGGCGCCATCGCCTACATCGAGATCATCCGCGGCTCTCCGCTGCTGGTGCAGATATTCCTGTGGTACTTCGTGGTGGGCACGCTCATCAACGCCCTGCTGGAGCACGTGGGCCTTGGGGGCATATCGCCCCTGTGGTACGGCGTCATGGCGCTGGCCCTGTTCACCGGGGCCTACGTGGCCGAAATCGTGCGCGCGGGCATCCAGTCGGTGCACCGTGGCCAGATGGAGGCCGCGCGCTCGCTGGGCATGAACTACGCCCAGGCCATGCGCAAGGTCATCCTGCCGCAGGCCTTCCGGCGCATCATGCCGCCGCTGGCCGGGCAGTTCATCAGCCTGATCAAGGACTCGTCCCTGCTCGGGGTCATCGCCATCCGCGAACTGACCAAGGCCACGCGCGAGGTGGTGACCACCTCGCTCCAGCCGTTCGAGCTGTGGATAGTCTGCGCGGTGCTGTACCTTGTGCTTACCTTCACCCTTTCGCTGTTCGTGCAGTACCTTGAACGCAGGGCCATCCGATGA
- a CDS encoding amino acid ABC transporter ATP-binding protein: MINATNVHKFFYTPDKLHALRGVSLSVAPGEVVVIIGPSGSGKSTFLRCLNRLEYADEGAIRIEGRDILDPDCEINEVRAEVGMVFQSFNLFPHLTVLENLTLAQTTVRKRGKVEAEKKGMELLRKVGIAEKHNVYPDQLSGGQQQRVAIARALAMDPKAMLFDEPTSALDPEMVGEVLDVMKNLAREGMTMVVVTHEMGFAREVADRVVFMDQGSILEVGSPDKFFTAPEHDRTRLFLSQIL, translated from the coding sequence ATGATCAACGCCACCAACGTCCACAAGTTCTTCTACACCCCCGACAAGTTGCACGCCCTGCGCGGCGTTTCGCTGTCCGTTGCCCCCGGCGAGGTGGTGGTCATCATCGGCCCCTCCGGCTCCGGCAAGAGCACCTTTCTGCGCTGCCTGAACCGGCTGGAATACGCCGATGAAGGCGCCATCCGCATCGAGGGCCGCGACATCCTGGACCCGGACTGCGAGATCAACGAGGTGCGGGCCGAGGTCGGCATGGTCTTCCAGTCGTTCAACCTGTTTCCGCACCTGACCGTGCTGGAGAACCTGACCCTGGCCCAGACCACCGTGCGCAAGCGCGGCAAGGTCGAGGCCGAAAAGAAGGGCATGGAACTGCTGCGCAAGGTGGGCATTGCCGAAAAGCACAACGTGTACCCGGACCAGCTTTCCGGCGGGCAGCAGCAGCGCGTGGCCATCGCGCGGGCGCTGGCCATGGACCCCAAGGCCATGCTGTTCGACGAGCCCACCAGCGCCCTGGACCCGGAAATGGTGGGCGAGGTGCTGGACGTCATGAAGAATCTGGCCCGCGAGGGCATGACCATGGTGGTGGTGACGCACGAGATGGGCTTTGCCCGTGAAGTGGCGGACCGCGTGGTGTTCATGGACCAGGGCAGCATTCTGGAAGTGGGGTCGCCGGACAAGTTCTTCACCGCGCCGGAGCATGACCGGACCAGGCTGTTCCTGAGCCAGATATTGTAG
- a CDS encoding LysE family translocator, producing the protein MTRLVTRLVTRPVTRPVTRLAFAVRGFAVDHEFLAFLGLAALLVVTPGPDTMLVVRNSLRVGARGGVATTLGCVSGLLVHVVCSGLGVSAVLVHSAGAFHVVRLVGAAYLVWLGVRALHAAWKGVSTAPVAPVAPVAPVVHDVPVAPDACETSCAAPSGPAHWRAYRAASRGMVRRAWVEGFLSNVLNPKVAVFYLAVLPNVVAAGGMAGVDGVTGAAMLGGAFVRACLFGGMQAVVAVLWFSFLSVSVHRARATLLRPGVQRALEGCVGGLMVGFGLRLALDRG; encoded by the coding sequence ATGACGCGCCTGGTGACGCGCTTGGTGACGCGTCCGGTGACGCGTCCGGTGACGCGTCTGGCCTTTGCGGTGCGAGGGTTTGCCGTGGATCATGAATTTCTGGCCTTTCTGGGGCTGGCCGCGCTGCTGGTGGTAACCCCCGGCCCGGATACCATGCTGGTGGTGCGCAATTCGCTGCGCGTGGGCGCGCGGGGTGGCGTGGCCACCACGCTGGGCTGCGTGTCGGGCCTGCTGGTGCACGTGGTGTGTTCCGGCCTTGGCGTGTCCGCCGTGCTGGTGCATTCCGCCGGGGCCTTCCATGTGGTGCGACTGGTGGGGGCCGCCTATCTGGTGTGGCTGGGCGTGCGCGCCCTGCACGCCGCGTGGAAGGGCGTGTCAACTGCGCCGGTTGCACCAGTTGCGCCAGTTGCGCCAGTTGTACATGACGTTCCGGTCGCACCGGATGCGTGCGAAACGTCCTGCGCCGCGCCGTCCGGCCCGGCCCATTGGCGCGCGTACCGCGCGGCCTCGCGCGGCATGGTGCGCCGGGCGTGGGTGGAAGGTTTTCTGAGCAACGTGCTGAACCCCAAGGTGGCCGTGTTCTATCTGGCCGTGCTGCCCAACGTGGTGGCCGCCGGGGGCATGGCGGGGGTTGATGGCGTCACCGGCGCTGCCATGCTGGGCGGCGCCTTTGTCCGGGCCTGCCTGTTTGGCGGCATGCAGGCCGTGGTGGCCGTGCTGTGGTTTTCGTTCCTGTCCGTTTCGGTGCATCGGGCGCGCGCCACGCTGTTGCGCCCCGGCGTGCAGCGGGCCCTGGAAGGCTGCGTGGGCGGGCTGATGGTGGGCTTTGGCTTGCGCCTTGCCCTTGATCGCGGTTGA
- a CDS encoding molybdenum cofactor biosynthesis protein B yields the protein MGDDRVMLDVATMPVPKGGIIALAAGPVGLPGALPALAAVQADVVLGLAVGATLHDALLDPMGDPLFRVVGRTLLPRSGSAHAGACVFVEALCDEPGGRVLHLLARRRGRALAWVTLSDKGAAGLRQDASGPTIADMVRESMPLCIERGYLLPDDGQRLRALLVDLALTQGYDLILTTGGTGIGPRDVTPEATLAVIERRLPGFEQAMMAASLAKTPNAVISRAVAGTLGGAVIVNLPGSRKAVAENLAAVLPALAHALDKLQGDPAECGG from the coding sequence ATGGGCGACGACCGCGTGATGCTTGACGTAGCCACCATGCCCGTGCCCAAGGGGGGCATCATCGCGCTGGCCGCAGGCCCCGTGGGGCTGCCGGGCGCGCTGCCCGCGCTGGCCGCCGTGCAGGCCGACGTGGTGCTGGGGCTGGCCGTGGGCGCCACCCTGCATGACGCCCTGCTGGACCCCATGGGCGACCCGTTGTTCCGGGTGGTGGGGCGCACCCTGTTGCCCCGTTCCGGCTCGGCGCATGCCGGGGCCTGCGTGTTCGTGGAAGCCCTGTGTGACGAGCCCGGCGGGCGGGTGCTGCACCTGCTGGCGCGACGCCGGGGGCGCGCCCTGGCCTGGGTGACCCTTTCCGACAAGGGCGCCGCCGGGCTGCGTCAGGATGCCAGCGGCCCCACCATCGCCGATATGGTGCGCGAGTCCATGCCCCTGTGCATCGAGCGCGGCTACCTGCTGCCCGACGACGGGCAGCGGCTGCGCGCCCTGCTGGTGGACCTGGCCCTGACCCAGGGTTACGACCTCATCCTGACCACCGGGGGCACCGGCATCGGCCCGCGCGACGTGACGCCGGAAGCCACCCTGGCGGTCATCGAACGGCGTCTGCCCGGCTTCGAGCAGGCCATGATGGCCGCAAGCCTGGCCAAGACTCCCAACGCGGTCATTTCACGCGCGGTGGCGGGTACCCTGGGTGGGGCGGTCATCGTCAACCTGCCTGGCAGCCGCAAGGCCGTGGCCGAAAATCTTGCCGCCGTGCTGCCCGCGCTGGCCCATGCGCTGGACAAGTTGCAGGGCGATCCCGCCGAGTGCGGCGGGTAG